tgatgttacagaTCTTAATCTGGCTGCGTTTCTGTTTCTCGTGTAGGTGAGAGATGAGTACAGACAGGACTATGACCCAGCCAGAGGCGGCTATGGTAAGCTGGCTCAGCAGCATCGACCAGCAGAGGGACGCAATAGTTTTTAGACTGAACCCCACCACAGCAGTCTGCCTGGACTACACAAAGCCCCACCCTCAGTCCTGAACCAGATGGATTCTCAAACAATGCGACTTTATGCCATCACAGACTGTTTGTCCCAAATCTACCATCAAAACTCTACAGCAGGTCTGCATGGACCACTGGGCCCGAGAAACTAGCAGCTGTTAttcatttcctttgttttcttttctgaatGCCTCTCTGACCTTTCATACCTGCTATCAGTCGACATGGTAGCATGGGCCAAACCCCAAAGTTTTTGTGAAGAATAGAAATACCATCAATTCTGCTGTAGACTGGAAAGGTTATACAGTAGTAACATGTAGTGTCTGGGTTGATGATGTATCAGATATCAAGTAAAAATGAacgtgttgtgtctctttgtcaggTTAAAATAATACTCTGCTGAAGTAAGAGAAGCTCTGTTCAAGGAAGCATTCTCATGTTACCTTACTGATTTACTTTGCGTCACAAAAAGGTatatgctttttttaaataaagatttttttttctttttaacattcCTGGTGAGTGGTGTTTTTCTTCTGATCACATTGCCTGAGGCCTAGTAATCCAATGGTCTTTGCTTGATTTTGTGAATGTCATTTAACTCTGGCTTTTTTGggtggaaaaaaatacatattacataaatacactattctatttatgtgtgtatttaGCAAATGAAGCGAAAAAGTGTATTATGGTAGCTGTTATGGTAGCGTTAACAGATTTGTTTGGCCTCTTTGGGGAAATGGGAACTGGCTGTGAACATATCACTGACATCACCTTTTATGttgacatttgtttatttaaacttcCAGCAGACATGGAGCACATATTACACACCATTATCCATTGAAATTTAAGGGTAAAGTTACGTTAAATCAATTGGAATCAATGGTTGCATTTCAATATTTCAATACTCTGTGAGGGTGCCGGTGGTTTGAtgccaaatatttttttccaagcactggggagggactgTGTATTCTATTTTGGCTTAGGGGTGGGGTATACAGatttaaatgtttgtattttttatttattttacagctaatttgtaaagaaaatatCCCTTGCATGCCAAAACTACtccatttatcacagccagaaactgtaaaaacaaattattgATGGGAGTTTTAAATTTCCAACGGtctttggacacatcatgtgtgacGAACGCTTccgtcagaaaaaaacaaccaaaactaagcgtaaaatagtgatatttcatcaaaatcactttattctatgtctcatttaaaatgtggccaaaaataaacaatttgcaCGCGCTAAGCAGCATGCAGGACAAGAATGACAAACCTAGGCTTTTTTCCTCCAAGAGTACCAAGGTATTCGTCCtccttttttagatttttgtttCAATCCAGTAGATGGCGGTAGTGCAACTGTTTGGATGACAACTGCCATTAAAatccagagaagaagaaaatgaagtCGACTTGCCAGCGGAAGTTGTAGACGCCACATGCAGCTGCAGCATTGAGTTGTCTGTTCCAGCCCAGAGTCCTGCTGAGTATCAACTGGCTGTAGACCCCTTCAGGTGAGTACGTTTGGCTGTGAACGTGTGCTACCTTCGTGTCTGTTTGTTCTGTATTATGTAGCtatttgtgagaaatgtttTGCTGGAGTTGTGTGAAGGTTTAACGCAGATGCTAATAGTTAGCTTTAGCCGGGTCAGCCTTTCATAACCTCAGCTGGTAACGTAACAACCCTTCTGTAACTTCAGCCTGAAACGTGGCTGGTAGCCCTGGTAATGGAGCTGGAGCTGTGGGCTACTATTGACAGGTACTGACGATATGTTTTACCCAGTTCTTCCTCTTCAATGTTATGTTACAGTAGAATACAACAGAGTAAGTGCCAGCCAGGCATGGCAGCTTGGTGTAGCTGTACCATTGAACCTTTAATGAGCTCTTAAAGTCTGAGTCCTCCTATTTTAGTTTGTATTTATAGTATTATATATATGATTTAATATTATGTCTAACATTTCGTCATATGTGTTGAGCTTTGTCTGATGTTACTAATGTACACCAGTGAAATAGGCAGgcaaatttatttaaatagcATATTTCCTACGCAATGACAACCTGAAGTGCTGTACAGATTAGTCAGGTCAGGTGTAAGTTCATTATAACCCACTTACAAAGCATGCCTCAAAGGGCTGTACCAACAATACTTTCAAATCAGTTTCAGTTTAAATTTTATCCACCatgcccaatatcacaaatcctAATTTGCTTCGTTGGGCTTTACAGcgtatgacatccctctgtccttggacacTCTAAGACTCAACTTTGCAGCTTTACATTTTTGAGCACATCAGTTTGAAATACTTAAATGAAGGAAGTGAACTGGTTTGCACATCATACAGCCTAACACATAAAGCTGTCTGTCTCCCTTTGCAGCAATATGACCAGTGTGGAACAGGTGTCAGCAGTAGGACAGGTTCTGACAGACTCGGGACTGGACCTAACCCGGCGGTTCAGAGCCTTATTCACCCTGAGGAACTTGGGAGGTAACACATGTCtacaaaacatacacacatatgtgaAAATGTTGAATATTTGAAAATGAGAAATTGTGTAAACAAAAAGACTCTTGCACAAGTTATGGCATGTGCACATACAGCTGTGTTATATCTTGTATTGTGTGAACTGATTTATGCTGTAACCTGTGTGTCAGGTGCTGAAGCTATAGAATGGATCAGTAAGGCCTTCACTGACGAGTCGGCCCTGTTGAAGCATGAGCTGGCTTACTGCCTGGGACAGATGCAGGACAAACGGGCCATACCCATTTTGATTGCAGTACTCAAAGATACACAGCAGGAACCGATGGTCAGGCATGAAGCAGGTAAACATGCACGCAAGCATACACTAGGTTTGGTGAAGAGTCAACTCACTAAAAACACATCTACTTTTATACATGTACTAAAAgtacacatgcatgtgtgtgctcatgCTTTGTGCAGTTTCCTTACCACACCACACATGTGCTTTCATCTGCTCTTTGTCTTTGTACATTAACACATATGTGTGGGAATGCTTGTGATTCTTTGAACATGAAGGcctagacacaccaaactgacatcaagaAACTAGTGGCGATGAAGGCCGACTGATGCATCATATCACGTCACTCATGAACACACCATTAAGattacagccaacagccaactagcatgaACGTTCTGCTCCTGTGTTAGAGGAGATAACTCTTCATACCAACAAGTAGTGCTAGTTTGGAAATCGGAAGTctgacaggatggattcaagtcATTAGTCAgacagttagcacattaacagcaTACCCTGGTGgtaaaagaacaaaggatatttgcTGTGTGCCAGTGAACAGTAACAGAAACGATTGAAaaacgtttctgctaaagagctcagtgccttaaaaaaaaagttcttacCTAATGTAATGAGTTTGTTTAAGTGCCTTCACTTTAGACGTTTGTGTGCTTTGCTCACGTCCGTTTCTCTTcctgtgcactgagctgaactaccAGTAAGTGATTTCACTCACAGACGGGCTCTGCCGTCTCTGCCAATGGTTCAGCATGCTGAATCGGCTGGCAGAAAGCTGACAAGGGCTGACTAGTGTCAACAGTGctggacacaccgcaaaaactagggcgacagaccatcagcttggtgtgtgAATAGAGAAAGACATAAGGCAGACATACTCTGTGAGTTTGGCTTTTGTTTGGCATTTCCaattatgcattttatttaatctGTATAAGGCAGTAGTCatttgtattgtgtgtgtatataaaaaTCATAAAGGTTAAagttttaaatgtatgttttaaagtTAATGCCAGTTATCTTCACTGTATACTGGTGCTGGTAGAGACTGTAGGTATATGTGCCAGATGGGAAAGCAGTGTCGAGAGTCAAAGAGAAGGCACAGGTTGGGTGtcacctctgctgctgaaatCTGCTACGCCTGAGACTCCTTTTATTGTCCATTAGCCTGATACACATTAGGCGAGAGTTGTGGAACTTGTTTGGTCGCTACCAAATATCAGATCTCTAAAAAAATTTCCTGCTTGACTGATGTGGCTCATTTATTCATCACACTTTACATTTGCTGGCTTTCATCCTATGATTCACCGCCATCAAAATTTTAACAGCCTGTAATGTTTTTTAAGTAAATACATGTATTGAAACGCACATGCTAAAAGTGCACGTGTTAGCACATTTGTTTGGTAGTGAACTGACTCTTCACCCCTCCATATGCACCCTCAAATTACTCTCCTGACACAAGCTACACAGCCTGTCAGCAGCAGAAAAGTTTCGGATGATAACGATATTTAGAAAATGTGTGCTGGTATAACAGCGTCTCATTACATAACATGTATTGCCTCCTCAGTTACACAGGATACAAATACTTGAGCTGCATGAGAGCTAGAGGCAACAGTGTTGTATCTGTGTCTACATGTCTGTCactctgactgtgtgtctgtctataGGGGAGGCTCTGGGAGCAATTGGTGATCCTGTGGTTCTGGACCTGCTGAAGGAGTACAGTCAGGATCCTGTCATAGAGGTAGGAACATGACACTTAGTCTGTAACTAAAAAGGCAGTGGTATCAGGCCAATAAACACACAGAACACTGGATCAGATTCTTATTTCACAgcataaaataaatatgaaaaagatgacaaaaatcCAGGttgatatttaatatttaatttcaaGTAATCTAAACTTATGTTACTTTGTTGATTAACCATaagcaaatgaaaacacaattgaGTTCCCTGAAACAGTTTGAGGCACATTTATATAACCAGTCAGAGAGTTTGTTAGTGCTGAATGCTGATAGAGAGTGATGTTCCCTCACTAAAGAAACAGTCTTTGACAAAAGAGTCCAAATATCTCAGACACCAGATGCCTCCCATTTGGGGACGACTTCTTAGAATCTGTGTTACACCTAATGAGTGAAATTGTCATTTTCACACCCCATCAAAGTTAATCAACCATTACCTCATTAAAGACTCAATACCTCATCAAATAAAGGAATCGAGAGAAAATAGGgagggagttggagagaggGGCGAACCTAAAACCAAAACAACTTAATGCAatctatattttatattttggccaTCTTACAGGTGTTGGAGTCTAAATGGAGGTCCATTAGAGTAATAGTAGTGGAAAGTTTGAATATTTACCAAAAtttcaaatttgtaaataaatacacattgttTCACTGAACACAGAGATGCTGTCTGATATTCTCATAAAGTTTGAGCACTCATTTGTCAAGGTAGTACAAGTTTGTACAGTGCATATTACACTGAGACATTTATTGTCACTGCGTCCTCAGTTTATTTCatgtaaaatatttcaaaaagtttttttacACTATTTCATCTTCAGAATGTAAACACAAACTGAATTAGTTTTGGTAGCCTTTGGACCTGTCCTTAAGGGGTTAAGTACATGGACTCCTAATGAAAATCACAGCTTGCGGTGTGATTTATTTTTGCCCCCAAATCACAATTCATTGTATTGTCAGTGAAATAGCCAAATGGATGTCATTACATGTGTTGCTACCATGCCTCAACAAACACAACTTGTGTTTCATCCTCCTTGGGGTTGTGTTGTGACTTTCCTACGGTCTTGGGTCCATATCAACAAAGACCCATGTCTGAAACGTGGAAACAAACTTGTGCATGAGGCATACAACCTGTTGTAAATGTCATGTCCGCTGCCTTCAGGTTGCAGAGACGTGTCAGCTGGCTGTTCGTCGGCTGGAGTGGCTGCAGAGTGGAGGCGAGAAGCAGCTGAATGATGGAAACACAGATAAGAACCCCTACTGCTCAGTAGacccagctcctccagcagtGAGGAAGAGTGTGTCAGAGCTGCGGTCTATCCTGTTGGATGAAAGTCTGCCTCTCTTTGAACGCTACCGCGCCATGTTTGCCCTGCGGAACCTGGGCAATGAGGAGGCTGTGCTGGCACTGGGAGAAGGTAGGATACCACACtataatttaatgttttatctatGCATCACTGTGTATGACCACACTACTGCAGCTCTACATCTGATAATGTTTGGTCTTTCCATGTTGACCTCAATTTAAAGCTTGGATCTCTCTGTGAATTGAAACATTTGTGCAGTCATCAGTCTTTGGAACTGTTTCAAtgcaaatttggaaaaaaacaattcTACATCATGTCATACATGCAGCCTGCCTCTCAGTGAAGCAGCCATGTGATGATAAGAGCAGCGTTTGGCGTGCTTGACAAACATCCTCTCTTCCACTGTCTTTGTCTCCAGGCCTGCAGTGCTCTAGTGCTCTGTTCCGTCACGAGATCGGCTATGTCCTGGGTCAGATGCAGCACCCGGCCGCAGTCCCAGCCCTGCGCGCAGCTCTGGAGCGTTCCGGTGAGAACCCCATGGTCCGACACGAGGCGGCAGAGGCTCTCGGGTCCATCGGGAAAGAGGAGTGTCTGACTGTGCTGCAGCAATACCGTGGAGATGGAGAACGTGTCGTCAAGGAGAGCTGTGAGGTCGCTCTGGATATGCTGGAGTATGAAAACAGTGATCAGTTCCAGTATGCAGATGGACTTGTCAGGTTACAGGGTTAAAGGTCTATGTTCCCATTTCACTGAAATCGCTTTTTTAACGCATTTACTCCTCTCTGTACTATATAATATCTCATACAGCAGAGGTGCCAGGACAACTCAGTGCATCAGTAAAACTATTGGGTCCTCCAGGATCAAGCTCCACAGTAAGAAAGATACTTGGCGCTTAAAACCAAAAAATGAAACTGTAAAGCATGGTGTGGGTGTTGCTGTGTGGGGGGGACAGAAAGGAAAAGTGTCCCCTGTGTTGTTTCCCCCTTCAAGATGCAACTGCTCACATCTTCACTGCTGTCATTTGGAGTTTTGTGGAAACTACAGCACCTCCACTATACTCACACTCCCTGGTCAGCTTTGGGCTGAAGGTTGAAAGCCTGTGGGATTGATGTGATGATTTTAAGGGCTTTTCAATTGAAGGCATGTTACTTTGGTCTTTCTTAATCCTTTTTTCCTGGGAGCTGTATGTGATCATACAGTCTGACAGAATGGAAATGAGACAGGGCTATAGGACTTGTTTTGAGTTTATGGCATTGGTTCTGATCCAGGCTGCACTACATGGTGTTAGGTCATTTTGCTATAGCCTCATATAGCCAGACCTACCGCCACACTCTGTGTTAGCGCCATGCCATCACTGGATATGTCTGGCTGAATCCCATCATAATTCTAcaataaggaaaaaaacacagagttgtttgtgtttttttttaaaaccaatcacaatcaccCGGGGCGGCGCTAAGCACAGGATGCAACAATGGTGCCTTTGCAACATAGGGAGCTTCCGTCTGAAATAGGCAGCCAGTGGCAGACTTGTACACACAGGCTACATCCTGTGAGCCAGACTAATTTTGCTATAAGAAATTATATAAGATCTATCAGTCTCTCTGTTGTAGAGTTACAGCATGGTGGGGAATACACATCCTTCATTGAAGGGATAAAAGAAATTGTGAAATAAAACCTCATTCTCTCATGCTGCTCTGGTTGCTTTGGAACACAGGTTTCGGTTTGTGTCTTGTATCCAcatgtgtactgtgtgtaaaattaaaataatgctgtacacatttattttattgtcgaGCCTTTTTATCTGTTCAGTCCTACAGCACAAGTTTGTGTTTAATTCCATtcagctgatgtttttttctacctGTTGTTTCCactattattgtttttgtgtataCTTAGAGACAAGAGACACATTAAAGTGAATCCCTGAATTAATGAGTGAAGAAACATTacagcattttactgttgttaatCAAAGTGTGACTGGAACTAGCAAAACAGTAGCTTAGGTGGACAGCTGAGGGGTGCACAGTGATGCCATGagtgttgtgatttttttttttctccagttcATGTGCAATCTGTGGTAGCTGTCTAAACCAAAgcccaccactgctgctgctggtctcAGTCCATAAGAGAAGTGAAACATTTTGAACCACAGCTTGAGAGGCATGATCAATCTTcttgtcatgttttatttacatgaGACTAGTGGATATAAAAAGGTGATGAGGTCAAAGGAGACACCTGATTTATCTCAGTGGGCCCGCGGTGCTCTCGCGAGCCTAGGAACCCCTCTGTTACAGTAACCATAGCAACCGGTGAAGTTTGGCTCTACGGGCACTCTTAATACACTGAATACAAGCTAACTAGAAGTTATAAACGTTTTTCTCCAGTCCTGTAGCTACCGTTATTCTATCTTTATCTAAAACTGACAGTCGGTGTGTTGTAAGGTACTAGTTCAGAGACACATGACTGAAACTGAGGTGAAGAACGATGGAAACAGCGGATGAAAACCGAGACAAAACTCAGCAGACGCTGCAGTCAGCTGCCTCGCTCAAAGCTTTCATGATGAAAAACAGCACGGAAAGCAACCTGAACCTGTAAGTAACGTTTTCATGTTTGAATTATAGTTTTATGTCGTTATCTCATGACTGCATAGTCAAGTTTGCGGTCGAGTGAGCCGGCAAAACACGGACACGGTAGCAACCGCCGTTGACTTTTTTCGCGTCTGCTCATGACATTACGGTACCGGTGCTTGAACCAGTTAAAACAGACTTCCAAATAATCTCAATAAATTCATAGGCTACATTTAACATAAGCCCACCTAGTAAATTAAACTACGTGTTACACATCAAGTATGAAATGTTTCTTGTTTCAAGTCATAGGTCACTCAAAACATCCTATGTTATCTATATGTATCCACTTTTAACTGTGGGAGTGactttccctttatttttttctcaaaaactgCACAGTAAAATAACATCACTTTTACATTGTGATAGGGTCATCCTGAACAGGACTTATAATGTCCATGAAAGTGACTTTTCCAGTGCAGTAATGTAAAAATTCAAATTGTATATGGTTATGTTATATATGATTGTCATATTATATACAATGTAACATTGATTAGCAGGTGCAGTCTgcatttttccaccattttagttcatttttagtaactcATGATGTCCTTATCTAACTTCTGTGTTACTCTATGGGGCACTA
This sequence is a window from Epinephelus lanceolatus isolate andai-2023 chromosome 6, ASM4190304v1, whole genome shotgun sequence. Protein-coding genes within it:
- the dohh gene encoding deoxyhypusine hydroxylase, whose product is MTSVEQVSAVGQVLTDSGLDLTRRFRALFTLRNLGGAEAIEWISKAFTDESALLKHELAYCLGQMQDKRAIPILIAVLKDTQQEPMVRHEAGEALGAIGDPVVLDLLKEYSQDPVIEVAETCQLAVRRLEWLQSGGEKQLNDGNTDKNPYCSVDPAPPAVRKSVSELRSILLDESLPLFERYRAMFALRNLGNEEAVLALGEGLQCSSALFRHEIGYVLGQMQHPAAVPALRAALERSGENPMVRHEAAEALGSIGKEECLTVLQQYRGDGERVVKESCEVALDMLEYENSDQFQYADGLVRLQG